One window of Candidatus Dormiibacterota bacterium genomic DNA carries:
- the meaB gene encoding methylmalonyl Co-A mutase-associated GTPase MeaB, producing MELAERLLDGDVRALARAISMVEDRSEALPELLSAVRGRAGQAHVVGLTGPPGSGKSTLGDGIVERWRGLDREVGVLAVDPSSPFSGGAILGDRVRMQRHALDRGVYIRSMAARGHLGGLASAAREAIRLIDASGRRHCLLETVGVGQSELEVMLTADTVVVVTTPVAGDGVQLIKAGIMEIADIFVVNKADLPGTDRVVRELRRMVHESNRDMRGWEPPVLTTTATSAEGVTELVAEVDRHLEWATGDGELQRRRSRRLLAEVEAIVAERAVERARSALRESIDTDDLGDLAGVDPYALADRILDNGRRSG from the coding sequence ATGGAGCTGGCGGAGCGGTTGCTGGACGGGGACGTGCGCGCCCTGGCGCGGGCGATCAGCATGGTCGAGGACCGCTCCGAGGCCCTTCCCGAGCTGCTCAGCGCGGTCCGCGGCCGCGCCGGGCAGGCCCACGTGGTCGGCCTCACCGGGCCCCCGGGCAGCGGCAAGAGCACCCTCGGCGACGGCATCGTCGAGCGCTGGCGGGGCCTCGACCGCGAGGTCGGCGTCCTCGCCGTCGACCCCAGCAGCCCGTTCAGCGGCGGCGCCATCCTCGGCGACCGGGTGCGGATGCAGCGCCACGCCCTCGACCGCGGGGTCTACATCCGCAGCATGGCGGCGCGCGGCCACCTCGGCGGCCTCGCCAGCGCCGCCCGCGAGGCGATCCGGCTGATCGACGCCAGCGGCCGCCGCCACTGCCTGCTCGAGACCGTCGGCGTCGGCCAGTCCGAGCTCGAGGTGATGCTCACCGCCGACACCGTGGTGGTGGTGACCACGCCCGTGGCCGGGGACGGGGTGCAGCTGATCAAGGCGGGGATCATGGAGATCGCCGACATCTTCGTGGTGAACAAGGCCGACCTCCCCGGCACCGACCGGGTGGTGCGCGAGCTCCGCCGCATGGTCCACGAGAGCAACCGGGACATGCGCGGCTGGGAGCCGCCGGTCCTCACCACCACCGCCACCAGCGCGGAGGGCGTGACCGAGCTGGTCGCGGAGGTCGACCGCCACCTGGAGTGGGCCACCGGCGACGGCGAGCTGCAGCGGCGGCGCAGCCGGCGGCTGCTCGCCGAGGTCGAGGCGATCGTGGCCGAGCGCGCCGTCGAGCGGGCCCGCAGCGCGCTCCGCGAGAGCATCGACACCGACGACCTCGGCGACCTCGCCGGGGTCGACCCCTACGCGCTGGCCGACCGCATCCTCGACAACGGCCGCCGCTCCGGCTGA
- a CDS encoding kelch repeat-containing protein: protein MHQAREGHTATLLHDGRVLVAGGFAEADGFLRSAEVFDPRERSWSPAAWLRRSRTGHTATLLEDGTVLVAGGAADGGSLASVELYDPERDRWSEPPSMATPRAHHAAVRLAGGAVVCTGGADLRGVPPVRLASVEIYDPALDLWSRAATMTGGRAAHSATLLEGEAVLVTGGEGDGELLQAAEIYAVGVDGWRQTLGANAAPARHSATRLSDGSVLVAGGGSSGAVATVRRFWPGRRTFLSQAEMPHRRRSHTATLLDTGWVLVAGGWNGAGCALDTAQVYDPCSDAWAPAGSTAPRAAHTATRLADGSVLLAGGLTRWGERRCALASSELFSVEGPG from the coding sequence ATGCACCAGGCACGTGAGGGTCACACCGCGACCCTGCTCCACGACGGCAGGGTGCTGGTGGCCGGGGGGTTCGCGGAGGCGGACGGCTTCCTCCGGTCGGCGGAGGTCTTCGACCCGCGGGAGCGATCGTGGTCGCCGGCGGCGTGGCTGCGGCGGAGCCGCACCGGGCACACCGCCACCCTGCTCGAGGACGGCACCGTGCTGGTCGCCGGGGGCGCCGCCGACGGCGGCAGCCTGGCCTCGGTGGAGCTCTACGACCCGGAGCGCGACCGGTGGAGCGAGCCTCCCTCGATGGCCACCCCCCGGGCGCACCACGCCGCGGTCCGGCTGGCCGGCGGCGCGGTGGTGTGCACCGGGGGCGCCGACCTCCGCGGGGTGCCGCCGGTGCGCCTCGCCTCGGTGGAGATCTATGACCCCGCGCTCGACCTCTGGAGCCGTGCCGCCACCATGACCGGGGGGCGCGCCGCCCACTCCGCCACCCTGCTCGAGGGCGAGGCGGTGCTGGTCACCGGCGGTGAGGGCGACGGCGAGCTGCTCCAGGCCGCGGAGATCTATGCGGTCGGGGTGGACGGCTGGCGGCAGACCCTGGGCGCCAACGCCGCCCCCGCCCGCCACAGCGCCACCCGTCTCAGCGACGGCAGCGTGCTGGTCGCCGGGGGTGGCTCCAGCGGTGCGGTGGCCACGGTCCGGCGCTTCTGGCCGGGGCGGCGCACCTTCCTCTCCCAGGCGGAGATGCCGCACCGCCGCCGCTCCCACACCGCCACCCTGCTCGACACCGGGTGGGTGCTCGTCGCCGGCGGCTGGAACGGCGCCGGGTGCGCGCTGGACACCGCCCAGGTCTACGATCCGTGCAGCGACGCGTGGGCGCCGGCGGGCAGCACCGCCCCACGGGCGGCCCACACCGCCACCCGCCTCGCCGACGGCAGCGTCCTCCTCGCCGGCGGCCTGACCCGGTGGGGCGAGAGGCGGTGCGCCCTGGCCTCGTCGGAGCTGTTCTCGGTCGAGGGCCCGGGCTGA
- a CDS encoding AAA family ATPase, which produces MLEREAALDATGRLLDSARTGRGGTLLVVGEAGLGKTSVLEHALRLAGDDVRVGTGRGDPMESELPFGLVTQALAAAGGPDLLAGGGPAGTSPGAAFYQAQRWIEEQGSRPLLLALDDLHWADNDSLAVLSFLCRRIAGRSVAVLGTLRPWPPRAREVSAALVGGGHARMEQLRPLSEAAARALIAAQAGDRPGEAVVAQALRLCNGNCLLLEQVARSLRQGDDLPEPTDTSRPWISDELLLARFATLPEPALRFARTASAFGIHFRTRPVAEVARMAEAEVDAAVEALSRSGLMRGSGGGALEFVHPLFCQALYEDMAAPVRARLHARAVVVLAGQGMDTEAAQHAIRADLVGDPAAIEVLESAGRTALRSGALQTAVHHLQAALEFSGEHPSPELLGMLGEALLRGGRPAAAIEVHERLLEEPGLPDADRVGVLRLLGHAHWASGASDRAALHLDEAAMLAERAGLIPAAVEVLLDQAQTSWLTLGPGDSLRAVVRARRLSEDVDEALRARVGSAWGFISFLSGDPAGLDATAAAAADVERDLGAHLSELTSSWGALMTHGHVGKYAERLTEARRVLEVALGAAERMGAVEAIAAVALSLGDTLIRAGRLDEALALAERGTAIGELVPFMAPFGAAGNAILAQLMGRLEESDRWCGLVEALPQPPAIALLWVHHVRGRRSLAEGRAQAASDWFARAEDLTRRAGIGEPCVVPWARHAVAAHVGAGRADDARRVLDWLAACAVRLPCRWPRIALACGSAHLAESEGDTAAAERHLEAALELHDQVDLPLERVQTLIEHGALLRRSGRPAAARTPLASALHAAEAAGAAWLAEQARAELSVARGRRHRRLDEPERLTAQERRVADLVCSGRSNQQIAQHLSVSVNTVETHLKHVYAKLGIRSRLELVGRHAGTPKDHGDP; this is translated from the coding sequence ATGTTGGAAAGGGAGGCGGCGCTCGACGCGACCGGGCGACTCCTCGACTCCGCCCGCACCGGGCGGGGCGGGACCCTGCTGGTGGTCGGCGAGGCCGGCCTCGGGAAGACGTCGGTGCTCGAGCACGCCCTCCGGCTGGCCGGCGACGACGTCCGCGTCGGCACCGGCCGCGGCGACCCGATGGAGTCGGAGCTCCCCTTCGGCCTGGTCACCCAGGCACTCGCCGCCGCGGGCGGGCCCGACCTGCTCGCCGGCGGCGGCCCCGCGGGGACCTCTCCCGGCGCCGCCTTCTACCAGGCGCAGCGCTGGATCGAGGAGCAGGGCTCCCGGCCGCTGCTGCTCGCCCTCGACGACCTGCACTGGGCCGACAACGACTCCCTGGCCGTGCTCTCCTTCCTCTGCCGGCGCATCGCCGGGCGGAGCGTCGCCGTGCTCGGCACCCTGCGGCCGTGGCCGCCGCGCGCCCGCGAGGTCTCGGCGGCGCTGGTCGGCGGCGGCCACGCCCGGATGGAGCAGCTGCGTCCGCTCAGCGAGGCCGCCGCCCGCGCCCTCATCGCCGCCCAGGCCGGCGACCGCCCGGGGGAGGCCGTGGTCGCCCAGGCGCTCCGGCTCTGCAACGGCAACTGCCTGCTGCTCGAGCAGGTGGCCCGGAGCCTGCGCCAGGGGGACGACCTGCCCGAGCCCACCGACACCTCGCGCCCGTGGATCTCCGACGAGCTGCTGCTGGCGCGGTTCGCCACCCTCCCCGAGCCGGCGCTCCGCTTCGCCCGGACCGCCAGCGCCTTCGGGATCCACTTCCGCACCCGCCCGGTGGCGGAGGTGGCGCGGATGGCCGAGGCCGAGGTCGACGCCGCCGTCGAGGCGCTCTCGCGGAGCGGCCTGATGCGCGGCTCCGGCGGCGGCGCCCTCGAGTTCGTGCACCCGCTCTTCTGCCAGGCCCTCTACGAGGACATGGCGGCGCCGGTGCGGGCCCGGCTCCACGCCCGCGCGGTCGTCGTGCTCGCCGGCCAGGGCATGGACACCGAGGCCGCGCAGCACGCCATCCGCGCCGACCTGGTCGGCGACCCGGCGGCGATCGAGGTGCTGGAGAGCGCGGGTCGGACGGCACTGCGCAGCGGGGCGCTGCAGACCGCCGTGCACCACCTCCAGGCCGCGCTCGAGTTCTCCGGCGAGCACCCCAGCCCGGAGCTGCTCGGCATGCTCGGGGAGGCGCTCCTCCGCGGCGGCCGGCCGGCCGCGGCGATCGAGGTTCACGAGCGGTTGCTCGAGGAGCCCGGCCTGCCCGACGCCGACCGGGTCGGGGTGCTGCGCCTGCTCGGCCACGCGCACTGGGCCTCCGGCGCCAGCGACCGCGCCGCCCTCCACCTCGACGAGGCCGCCATGCTCGCCGAGCGGGCCGGGCTGATCCCCGCCGCCGTCGAGGTGCTCCTCGACCAGGCCCAGACCTCGTGGCTGACGCTCGGTCCCGGCGACTCGCTGCGGGCGGTGGTCCGGGCCCGCCGGCTGTCCGAGGACGTCGACGAGGCGCTGCGCGCCCGGGTCGGCTCGGCCTGGGGGTTCATCAGCTTCCTCTCCGGCGACCCCGCCGGGCTCGACGCCACCGCGGCGGCCGCCGCCGACGTCGAGCGCGACCTCGGGGCCCACCTCTCCGAGCTGACCTCGAGCTGGGGGGCGCTGATGACCCACGGCCACGTCGGCAAGTACGCCGAGCGCCTGACCGAGGCGCGGCGGGTGCTCGAGGTGGCCCTGGGCGCGGCCGAGCGGATGGGTGCGGTGGAGGCGATCGCCGCGGTGGCGCTGAGCCTCGGCGACACCCTGATCCGCGCCGGCCGGCTCGACGAGGCGCTCGCCCTCGCCGAGCGGGGCACGGCGATCGGCGAGCTGGTGCCGTTCATGGCCCCCTTCGGGGCGGCCGGGAACGCGATCCTCGCCCAGCTGATGGGGCGCCTCGAGGAGAGCGACCGCTGGTGCGGGCTGGTGGAGGCCCTCCCCCAGCCCCCGGCCATCGCCCTGCTCTGGGTCCACCACGTGCGCGGCCGCCGCAGCCTCGCCGAGGGGCGGGCCCAGGCCGCCAGCGACTGGTTCGCGCGGGCCGAGGACCTCACCCGGCGCGCCGGCATCGGCGAGCCGTGCGTGGTGCCCTGGGCGCGCCACGCCGTCGCCGCCCACGTCGGCGCCGGGCGGGCGGACGACGCCCGGCGGGTGCTCGACTGGCTGGCGGCGTGCGCCGTCCGTCTGCCCTGCCGCTGGCCGCGGATCGCCCTCGCCTGCGGCAGCGCCCACCTCGCCGAGTCCGAGGGCGACACCGCCGCCGCCGAGCGTCACCTCGAGGCCGCTCTCGAGCTCCACGACCAGGTCGACCTGCCCCTGGAGCGGGTCCAGACCCTGATCGAGCACGGGGCGCTGCTGCGGCGCAGCGGCCGGCCCGCCGCGGCCCGCACCCCGCTGGCCTCGGCGCTGCACGCCGCCGAGGCCGCCGGCGCCGCCTGGCTCGCCGAGCAGGCCCGGGCCGAGCTCTCGGTGGCGCGCGGCAGGCGCCACCGCCGGCTCGACGAGCCCGAGCGGCTGACCGCCCAGGAGCGCCGGGTGGCCGACCTGGTCTGTTCCGGGCGCTCCAACCAGCAGATCGCGCAGCACCTCTCGGTCTCGGTGAACACGGTCGAGACCCACCTCAAGCACGTCTACGCGAAGCTCGGGATCCGCTCCCGCCTGGAGCTGGTGGGCCGGCACGCCGGCACGCCAAAAGATCACGGCGATCCGTGA